Proteins found in one Toxotes jaculatrix isolate fToxJac2 chromosome 18, fToxJac2.pri, whole genome shotgun sequence genomic segment:
- the xab2 gene encoding pre-mRNA-splicing factor SYF1: MPSSNGKTDVVFEDDDLPYEEEIIRNPYSVKCWMRYIEFKQNGPKSTLNMIYERALKELPGSYKLWYSYLRERRKQAKGKCVTEPAYEEVNNCHERALVFMHKMPRIWLDYCQFLVSQCKITRSRRTFDRALRALPVTQHPRIWPLYLRFVRKLPLPETAIRVYRRYLKLSPENAEEYIDYLRSVGRLDEAAVRLAAVVNDESFVSKEGKSNYQLWHELCDLISQNPDKVTSLNVGAIIRGGLTRFTDQLGKLWCSLADYYIRSGHFEKARDVYEEAILTVVTVRDFTQVFDSYAQFEESMIAAKMETTAEMGQDEDDDIDLELRLARFEQLIARRPLLLNSVLLRQNPHNVHEWHKRVKLYEGNPRQIINTYTEAVQTVDPMKATGKPHSLWVSFAKFYEENEQLDDARTIFEKATKVNYKQVDDLAAVWCEYGEMELRHENYEQALRILRKATAIPSKKAEYFDASEPVQNRVYKSLKVWSMLADMEESLGTFQSTKAVYDRIIDLRIATPQIIINYAMFLEEHNYFEESFKAYERGIALFRWPNVYDIWNTYLTKFIDRYGGKKLERARDLFEQALDGCPAKFAKTIYLLYAKLEEEYGLARHAMAVYERATQAVETEERHHMFNIYIKRAAEIYGVTYTRAIYQKAIEVLPDEHARDMCLRFADMESKLGEIDRARAIYSYCSQICDPRVTANFWQTWKEFEIRHGNEDTIREMLRIKRSVQATYNTQVNFMSSQMLKATTSATGTVSDLAPGQMGIDDMKMLEQKAQHLAAEAEQDKPKPKEKILFVRSDTSRSELAELSKQANPDEIDIDDDDEDDDEDQGPEEVQLEQKSVPTAVFGGLKDD; encoded by the exons ATGCCTTCGTCAAACGGAAAAACGGATGTTGTGTTT GAGGACGATGATCTGCCTTACGAAGAGGAGATTATCAGGAACCCATACTCAGTCAAGTGCTGGATGCGTTACATCGAATTCAAGCAGAATGGACCCAAATCCACCCTGAACATGATATATGAGCGGGCTCTGAAAGAGCTGCCTGGCAG CTACAAGCTGTGGTACAGTTATCTGAGGGAGAGACGGAAACAAGCCAAAGGAAAATGTGTCACCGAACCAGCCTATGAAGAGGTCAATAATTGCCATGAAAGGGCACTTGTCTTCATGCATAAG ATGCCTAGAATATGGCTGGATTACTGCCAGTTCCTTGTGTCTCAATGCAAGATAACGAGAAGTCGTCGAACGTTTGACCGTGCACTCAGAGCTCTGCCTGTTACTCAGCACCCACGCATCTGGCCTCTGTATCTCCGCTTTGTCCGAAAACTGCCCCTGCCTGAGACGGCTATCCGGGTGTATCGTAGGTACCTGAAG CTTTCTCCAGAGAATGCAGAGGAATACATAGACTACTTACGGTCTGTTGGCCGCTTGGATGAAGCAGCAGTTCGACTAGCTGCTGTTGTCAATGACGAAAGCTTTGTGTCCAAAGAGGGCAAGTCTAACTACCAa CTGTGGCATGAGCTATGTGACCTGATCTCCCAGAACCCTGATAAGGTGACCTCTCTGAATGTGGGAGCCATCATCCGAGGAGGCCTCACTCGTTTCACAGACCAACTTGGAAAACTTTGGTGCTCTTTAGCTGACTATTACATCAGGAGCGGTCACTTTGAGAAA GCCCGTGATGTGTATGAGGAGGCCATCCTTACAGTGGTAACAGTAAGGGATTTCACACAAGTGTTTGATAGTTATGCCCAGTTTGAGGAGAGCATGATTGCTGCCAAGATGGAGACCACTGCTGAGATGGGGCAGGATGaagatg ATGACATAGACCTGGAACTTAGACTTGCCCGCTTTGAGCAGCTGATAGCCCGACGGCCCCTCCTCTTGAATAGTGTGCTATTGAGACAGAACCCCCATAATGTCCATGAGTGGCACAAGCGGGTAAAATTGTATGAGGGTAATCCACGGCAG ATTATCAACACATATACTGAGGCAGTACAGACTGTGGATCCAATGAAGGCCACAGGGAAGCCTCACTCTCTCTGGGTTTCCTTTGCAAAATTCTATGAGGAAAACGAACAGCTGGATGAT GCCAGGACAATCTTTGAGAAAGCTACCAAGGTGAACTACAAGCAGGTGGATGACCTTGCTGCTGTGTGGTGTGAATATGGAGAGATGGAGCTTCGCCACGAGAACTATGAACAAGCACTCCGCATATTGAGG AAAGCTACGGCCATCCCATCCAAGAAGGCAGAGTACTTTGATGCATCTGAGCCAGTCCAAAACAGAGTGTACAAGTCCTTGAAGGTCTGGTCTATGCTAGCAGACATGGAGGAGAGTCTTGGCACCTTCCAG TCTACGAAAGCAGTGTACGACCGCATTATTGACCTCCGCATTGCGACGCCACAGATCATCATCAATTATGCCATGTTTCTTGAAGAGCACAACTACTTTGAGGAAAGCTTCAAA GCATATGAGCGCGGTATTGCTCTCTTCAGGTGGCCAAATGTATATGACATCTGGAACACTTACCTCACCAAGTTCATTGATCGTTATGGGGGCAAGAAGCTGGAGAGAGCTAGAGATTTATTTGAGCAGGCCCTAGATGGCTGCCCCGCCAAGTTTGCCAAGA CCATTTACCTGTTGTATGCCAAATTGGAGGAGGAGTACGGTTTGGCACGTCACGCCATGGCTGTCTATGAAAGAGCAACACAGGCAGTAGAAACTGAGGAGAGACATCACATGTTCAATATCTACATCAAGAGAGCTGCTGAAATTTATGGAGTTACCTATACCAGAGCAATTTACCAGAAGGCTATTGAG GTCCTTCCTGATGAGCATGCGAGGGACATGTGTCTCCGATTTGCTGACATGGAGAGTAAACTTGGGGAGATTGATCGGGCCAGAGCAATCTACTCCTACTGCTCCCAGATCTGTGACCCAAGG GTGACAGCTAATTTCTGGCAGACCTGGAAAGAATTTGAGATCCGCCATGGAAATGAGGATACCATTAGAGAAATGTTGAGGATCAAACGCAGTGTCCAGGCCACATACAACACCCAGGTGAACTTTATGTCCTCTCAGATGCTGAAGGCCACAACAAGCGCCACGGGCACTG TGTCAGATCTTGCTCCAGGCCAGATGGGAATTGATGACATGAAGATGTTGGAGCAGAAAGCACAGCATCTTGCTGCAGAAGCCGAGCAGGACAAACCTAAGCCCAAAGAGAAGATTCTCTTTGTCAG GAGTGACACTTCTCGCAGTGAATTGGCTGAGCTTTCCAAACAAGCCAATCCTGATGAGATTGAcattgatgatgatgacgaggatgatgatgaagaccAAGGACCTGAGG AGGTACAGCTTGAGCAGAAGAGTGTTCCCACAGCTGTCTTTGGGGGGCTTAAAGATGACTGA
- the LOC121199118 gene encoding myosin heavy chain, fast skeletal muscle-like produces MSTDAEMEQYGPAAIYLRKPERERIEAQTAPFDAKTAYFVVDPDEMYVKGKLTKKEGGKATVETLGGKTLTVKEDDIHPMNPPKFDKIEDMAMMTHLNEPAVLYNLKERFASWMIYTYSGLFCVVVNPYKWLPVYDAVVVVAYRGKKRVEAPPHIFSISDNAYQFMLTDRENQSILITGESGAGKTVNTKRVIQYFAIIAMTGSKKAEPTPGKMQGSLEDQIIAANPLLEAYGNAKTVRNDNSSRFGKFIRIHFGTSGKLASADIETYLLEKSRVTFQLSAERSYHIFYQLMTGHKPELLEGLLITTNPYDYPMISQGEVTVKSINDVEEFIATDTAIDILGFSSEEKMGIYKLTGAAMHHGNMKFKQKQREEQAEPDGTEVADKIAYLLGLNSADMLKALCYPRVKVGNEMVTKGQTVPQVNNAVMALCKSIYEKMFLWMVIRINEMLDTKQPRQFFIGVLDIAGFEIFDFNSLEQLCINFTNEKLQQFFNHHMFVLEQEEYKKEGIEWEFIDFGMDLAACIELIEKPMGIFSILEEECMFPKASDTTFKNKLHDQHLGKSKSFEKPKPAKGKAEAHFSLVHYAGTVDYNINGWLDKNKDPLNDSVVQLYQKSSNKLLALLYAAHASAEEAGGGKKGGKKKGGSFQTVSALFRENLGKLMTNLRSTHPHFVRCLIPNESKTPGLMENHLVIHQLRCNGVLEGIRICRKGFPSRILYGDFKQRYKVLNASVIPEGQFIDNKKASEKLLGSIDVDHTQYKFGHTKVFFKAGLLGTLEEMRDEKLAELVTMTQALCRGYVMRKEFVKMMERRESIFSIQYNIRSFMNVKNWPWLKLYFKIKPLLKSAETEKELHQMKENYDKMQSDLATALAKKKELEEKMVSLLQEKNDLQLQVAAEVENLSDAEERCEGLIKSKIQLEAKLKETSERLEDEEEINAELTAKKRKLEDECSELKKDIDDLELTLAKVEKEKHATENKVKNLTEEMASQDESIAKLSKEKKALQEAHQQTLDDLQAEEDKVNTLTKAKTKLEQQVDDLEGSLEQEKKLRMDLERAKRKLEGDLKLAQESIMDLENDKQQSDEKIKKKDFEISQLLSKIEDEQSLGAQLQKKIKELQARIEELEEEIEAERAARAKVEKQRADLSRELEEISERLEEAGGATAAQIEMNKKREAEFQKLRRDLEESTLQHEATAAALRKKQADSVAELGEQIDNLQRVKQKLEKEKSEYKMEIDDLSSNMEAVAKSKGNLEKMCRTLEDQLSELKSKNDENVRQLNDINAQRARLQTENGEFSRQLEEKEALVSQLTRGKQAFTQQIEELKRHIEEEVKAKTALAHAVQSARHDCDLLREQFEEEQEAKAELQRGMSKANSEVAQWRTKYETDAIQRTEELEEAKKKLAQRLQDAEESIEAVNSKCASLEKTKQRLQGEVEDLMIDVERANALAANLDKKQRNFDKVLAEWKQKYEESQAELEGAQKEARSLSTELFKMKNSYEEALDHLETIKRENKNLQQEISDLTEQLGETGKSIHELEKAKKTVETEKSEIQSALEEAEGTLEHEEAKILRIQLELNQVKGEVDRKLSEKDEEMEQIKRNSQRVIDSMQSTLDAEVRSRNDALRIKKKMEGDLNEMEIQLSHANRQASEAQKQLRNVQGQLKDAQLHLDDALRGQEDMKEQVAMVERRNGLMLAEIEELRAALEQTERGRKVAEQELVDASERVGLLHSQNTSLLNTKKKLEADLVQVQGEVDDSVQEARNAEDKAKKAITDAAMMAEELKKEQDTSAHLERMKKNLEVTVKDLQHRLDEAESLAMKGGKKQLQKLESRVRELEAEVESEQRRGADAVKGVRKYERRVKELTYQTEEDKKNGIRLQDLVDKLQLKVKSYKRQAEEAEEQANTHMARLRKVQHELEEAQERADIAESQVNKLRAKSRDVGKSESAE; encoded by the exons ATGAGCACAGACGCTGAGATGGAGCAGTATGGCCCGGCGGCCATTTACCTCCGGAAACCAGAAAGGGAGAGGATTGAAGCCCAGACTGCTCCATTTGATGCCAAAACAGCCTACTTTGTGGTTGATCCTGATGAGATGTATGTCAAGGGCAAGCTCACCAAAAAAGAGGGTGGCAAAGCCACGGTTGAGACACTTGGAGGAAAG ACACTAACTGTAAAAGAGGATGACATCCATCCCATGAATCCTCCAAAGTTTGACAAGATTGAGGACATGGCCATGATGACCCACCTCAATGAGCCTGCTGTGCTGTACAACCTCAAAGAGCGTTTTGCATCATGGATGATCTAC ACATACTCTGGCCTGTTCTGTGTCGTTGTGAATCCCTACAAGTGGCTTCCAGTGTAcgatgctgttgttgttgtggcaTACAGAGGCAAGAAGAGAGTTGAGGCACCACCCCAcatcttctccatctctgacaATGCCTATCAGTTCATGCTCACTG ATCGTGAGAACCAGTCTATCCTGATCAC TGGAGAATCTGGAGCGGGAAAGACTGTGAACACTAAGCGTGTCATCCAGTACTTTGCAATAATTGCAATGACTGGATCGAAGAAGGCAGAGCCAACACCTGGCAAAATGCAG GGTTCACTGGAAGATCAAATCATTGCAGCCAACCCTCTGCTGGAGGCCTATGGTAATGCCAAGACTGTGAGGAATGACAACTCCTCTCGCTTT GGTAAATTCATCAGAATTCACTTCGGAACTAGTGGCAAACTGGCCTCAGCAGATATTGAAACAT ATCTGCTAGAGAAGTCACGTGTCACTTTCCAGTTGTCTGCTGAGAGGAGCTACCATATCTTTTATCAGCTGATGACTGGCCACAAGCCTGAGCTCCTGG agggTCTTCTGATCACCACTAACCCATATGACTACCCAATGATCAGTCAGGGTGAAGTGACTGTCAAGAGCATCAATGATGTGGAAGAGTTCATTGCAACAGAT ACCGCCATTGACATTTTGGGATTTAGTTCAGAGGAAAAGATGGGCATCTACAAGCTAACTGGTGCTGCGATGCATCATGGAAACATGAAATTCAAGCAGAAGCAGCGTGAGGAGCAGGCTGAACCTGATGGCACTGAGG TGGCTGATAAAATCGCCTACCTCTTGGGCCTGAACTCAGCTGATATGCTGAAAGCTCTGTGCTACCCAAGAGTCAAGGTCGGAAATGAGATGGTGACCAAAGGTCAGACAGTGCCCCAG GTCAACAATGCTGTCATGGCTCTGTGCAAGTCTATCTATGAGAAAATGTTCTTGTGGATGGTCATCCGTATCAATGAGATGCTGGACACAAAGCAGCCAAGACAGTTCTTCATTGGAGTGTTGGATATTGCTGGATTTGAGATCTTTGAT TTCAACAGCTTGGAGCAACTCTGCATCAACTTCACCAATGAGAAACTGCAACAGTTTTTCAACCACCACATGTTTGTCCTGGAGCAAGAGGAGTACAAGAAAGAAGGCATTGAATGGGAGTTCATTGACTTTGGTATGGACTTGGCTGCCTGCATTGAGCTTATTGAGAAG CCAATGGGCATCTTCTCCATCCTTGAAGAGGAGTGCATGTTCCCCAAGGCCTCTGACACAACTTTCAAGAACAAGCTGCATGATCAGCATCTTGGCAAGAGCAAGAGCTTTGAGAAGCCAAAGCCCGCAAAGGGCAAGGCTGAGGCTCACTTCTCCCTGGTTCACTATGCTGGTACAGTGGACTACAATATCAATGGCTGGCTGGACAAGAACAAGGACCCTCTGAATGACTCAGTTGTTCAGCTCTACCAGAAATCCTCAAACAAACTGCTTGCTCTTCTGTATGCAGCTCATGCTTCAGCtgagg aggCTGGCGGTGGCAAGAAGGGTGGCAAGAAGAAGGGTGGTTCCTTCCAGACTGTGTCTGCTCTTTTCAGA GAGAACTTGGGCAAGCTGATGACCAACTTGAGGAGCACTCACCCTCACTTTGTGCGCTGCCTGATTCCAAATGAATCAAAGACACCTG GTCTTATGGAAAACCATTTGGTCATCCACCAGCTGAGGTGTAACGGTGTGCTGGAAGGCATCAGAATTTGCAGAAAGGGCTTCCCCAGCAGAATCCTCTATGGTGACTTCAAGCAGAG ATACAAAGTATTGAATGCCAGTGTCATCCCTGAGGGACAGTTCATTGACAACAAGAAAGCTTCAGAGAAGCTGCTGGGCTCCATTGATGTGGACCACACTCAGTACAAGTTTGGACACACTAAG GTGTTCTTCAAAGCTGGTCTGCTGGGTACCctggaggagatgagagatgagaaaCTGGCTGAGCTGGTGACCATGACTCAGGCTCTCTGCAGAGGATACGTCATGAGGAAGGAGTTTGTTaagatgatggagaggag AGAATCTATCTTCTCCATCCAATACAACATCCGCTCCTTCATGAATGTGAAAAACTGGCCATGGCTGAAACTGTACTTCAAGATCAAGCCTCTTCTGAAGAGTGCTGAGACTGAGAAGGAGCTTCATCAGATGAAGGAGAACTATGATAAGATGCAATCAGACCTGGCTACTGCTCTGGCCAAgaagaaggagctggaggagaagatggTTTCCCTGCTGCAGGAAAAGAATGACCTGCAACTGCAAGTGGCTGCA GAAGTTGAGAATCTCTCTGATGCTGAGGAAAGGTGTGAAGGTTTGATTAAAAGCAAGATCCAGCTGGAGGCCAAACTCAAAGAGACAAGTGAGAgactggaggatgaggaggaaatcAATGCTGAGCTGACTGCCaagaagaggaagctggaggatgAATGCTCTGAGCTAAAGAAGGACATTGATGACTTGGAGCTCACCTTGGCTAAagtggagaaggagaaacatGCCACAGAAAACAAG GTGAAAAACCTGACAGAGGAGATGGCATCTCAAGATGAGTCTATCGCCAAGTTAAGCAAGGAGAAGAAAGCCCTCCAAGAGGCCCACCAGCAAACACTGGATGATCTCcaggcagaggaagacaaagtcAACACTCTGACCAAGGCCAAGACAAAGCTTGAACAGCAAGTGGACGAT CTTGAGGGATCACTGGAGCAAGAGAAGAAGCTCCGCATGGACCTTGAGAGAGCCAAGAGGAAGCTTGAAGGAGATCTGAAACTGGCCCAGGAATCCATAATGGATCTGGAGAATGACAAGCAGCAATCTGATGAGAAAATCAAGAA GAAGGACTTTGAAATCAGCCAGCTCCTCAGCAAGATTGAGGATGAACAGTCTCTTGGTGCTCAGCTTCAGAAGAAGATCAAGGAACTCCAG GCTCGTATTGAAGAGCTGGAAGAGGAGATTGAGGCTGAGAGGGCTGCTCGGGCTAAGGTTGAGAAGCAGAGGGCTGACCTCTCCAGGGAGCTTGAGGAGATCAGCGAGAGGCTTGAGGAGGCTGGTGGAGCAACAGCCGCTCAGATTGAGATGAACAAGAAGCGTGAGGCTGAGTTCCAGAAGCTGCGTCGTGACCTTGAGGAATCAACCCTGCAGCATGAAGCTACTGCAGCAGCTCTTCGCAAAAAGCAGGCTGACAGCGTTGCAGAGCTGGGAGAGCAGATCGATAACCTCCAGCGTGTCAAGcagaagctggagaaggagaagagcgAGTACAAGATGGAGATTGATGACCTCTCCAGCAACATGGAGGCTGTTGCCAAATCAAAG GGCAACTTGGAGAAAATGTGCAGAACTCTTGAGGACCAGCTGAGCGAGCTCAAAtccaaaaatgatgaaaatgttcGCCAGCTGAATGACATTAATGCACAGAGGGCAAGATTGCAGACAGAGAATG GTGAGTTTTCCCGccagctggaggagaaagaagctCTTGTTTCTCAGCTGACCAGGGGAAAACAGGCTTTCACTCAGCAGATTGAGGAACTGAAGAGACACATTGAGGAGGAAGTGAAG GCCAAGACTGCCCTGGCCCATGCTGTTCAATCAGCCCGCCATGACTGTGATCTGCTCAGAGAGCAGtttgaggaggagcaggaggccaAGGCTGAGCTGCAGCGAGGAATGTCCAAGGCCAACAGTGAGGTGGCTCAGTGGAGAACCAAATATGAGACTGATGCTATCCAACGCactgaggagctggaggaggccaa GAAAAAGCTTGCCCAGCGCCTGCAGGATGCTGAGGAATCCATTGAGGCTGTGAACTCTAAGTGTGCCTCCTTGGAGAAGACCAAGCAGAGGCTGCAGGGTGAGGTGGAGGACCTCATGATTGATGTGGAGAGAGCTAATGCTCTGGCTGCCAACCTCGACAAGAAGCAGAGGAACTTTGATAAG GTCCTGGCAGAATGGAAACAGAAGTATGAGGAGAGCCAGGCAGAGCTGGAAGGAGCTCAGAAGGAGGCTCGCTCTCTCAGCACTGAACTGTTCAAGATGAAGAACTCTTATGAGGAGGCTCTGGATCATCTGGAGAcaataaagagagagaacaagaacCTGCAGC AGGAAATCTCAGACCTCACTGAACAGCTTGGTGAGACTGGAAAGAGCATCCATGAGCtggagaaagcaaagaaaacagtggagaCTGAGAAGTCTGAGATTCAGTCAGCACTGGAGGAAGCTGAG GGCACACTGGAGCACGAGGAGGCCAAGATTCTCCGCATTCAGCTTGAGCTCAACCAGGTCAAAGGTGAGGTTGACAGGAAGCTGTCAGAGAAGGATGAGGAGATGGAGCAGATCAAGAGGAACAGCCAGAGGGTGATTGACTCCATGCAGAGCACTCTTGATGCTGAGGTCAGGAGCAGGAACGATGCCCTGAGaatcaagaagaagatggagggagaccTGAATGAGATGGAGATTCAGCTGAGTCATGCCAACAGGCAGGCCTCTGAGGCCCAGAAACAACTGAGGAATGTCCAGGGACAGCTCAAG GATGCCCAACTGCACCTTGATGATGCTctcagaggacaggaggacatgAAGGAGCAGGTCGCCATGGTCGAGCGCAGGAATGGCCTGATGCTGGCTGAGATTGAGGAGCTGAGAGCTGCTctggagcagacagagagaggacgcAAAGTGGCTGAGCAGGAGCTGGTTGATGCTAGTGAGCGTGTGGGACTGCTTCACTCTCAG AACACCAGCCTTCTGAACACCAAGAAGAAGCTTGAGGCTGACCTTGTGCAAGTTCAGGGTGAAGTGGATGATTCTGTTCAGGAAGCAAGAAATGCTGAGGACAAGGCCAAAAAGGCTATCACTGAT gctGCCATGATGGctgaagagctgaagaaggagcaggacaccagtGCTCAcctggagaggatgaagaagaaccTGGAGGTCACAGTCAAGGACCTGCAGCACCGTCTGGATGAGGCTGAGAGCCTCGCCATGAAGGGTGGCAAGAAGCAGCTCCAGAAACTGGAGTCTAGG GTGCGTGAGCTGGAAGCTGAAGTTGAAAGCGAGCAGAGACGTGGAGCTGATGCTGTGAAAGGAGTGCGCAAGTACGAGCGGAGAGTGAAGGAGCTCACCTACCAG ACTGAGGAGGACAAGAAAAATGGAATCAGGCTTCAGGATCTGGTGGACAAGCTGCAGCTCAAAGTCAAGTCTTACAAGAGACAGGCTGAGGAAGCT gaggagcaggccaaCACTCACATGGCCAGGCTCAGAAAGGTTCAGCATGAGCTGGAGGAAGCTCAGGAACGCGCTGACATCGCTGAGTCCCAGGTCAACAAGCTGAGAGCCAAGAGCCGAGATGTTGGAAAG tCTGAATCTGCTGAGTAA